CTCTATCGGCGCGTCAGCGACAAAGCCGGTTCGTCGTGAGGCCATTCAGCTGCGCTCGGACCGCCTCCTCATCGGCATGTAGGTCACCCCGACCTGACCCAGCAGCTCCGCCTCAAGCTTGAAGACCAGGAACCATGCTCTGCATCAAGTTCGACGGCCTGTCCGGGCTCGGCAAGCTCAGCAGCGTGAAGGGCTCCGTACGTGACGACTGGAATCGATCACGCGACCCCATCTTCCCCGGAAGTGATGTCACGCTGAGGTCCACCTGTCCCGACTCACTTGACCTGACCGCTTTCCGGGACCTCGTCGCCCGGGCGGACCGGGCCCGACGCGACAACGATGCCAAGACTGCCGCCCGGTACCTGAACGACGCCCCCGCTCACTGGCGGGGACCGCGCTGGCCGGATTCCGCGGCGAGTACGCCCAAGCCAGCGCGAACGGCTTGACCGACTGCGGCTTTCGGCCCTTGAGGCGAGTCTCGCGGTCCGGCTCGACCTGGGCGAGCACACGGACACCGCAAGGGAGCTGGCCGCACTGGTGGCCCAGCACCCGCTGGACGAACGGTACCTCGAAGCAACCAAG
The Streptomyces lunaelactis genome window above contains:
- a CDS encoding BTAD domain-containing putative transcriptional regulator, with the protein product MLCIKFDGLSGLGKLSSVKGSVRDDWNRSRDPIFPGSDVTLRSTCPDSLDLTAFRDLVARADRARRDNDAKTAARYLNDAPAHWRGPRWPDSAASTPKPARTA